One window of Quercus robur chromosome 5, dhQueRobu3.1, whole genome shotgun sequence genomic DNA carries:
- the LOC126727502 gene encoding UDP-glycosyltransferase 73B5-like has protein sequence MATAQTPVHHVVIFPHMAQGHTIPLLDISKALSNRGLKVTIITTPSNAPFISARTNKHPNITLSIIPFPKVPDLPQGCENTADLPSMALFTTFIEATKKMKQPFDDVLRNMIDDGCPPICVISDFFLGWTLESCHLFDIPRIVSHEMGVFPMVICKSPSLHVPSFKDLSPLDPIDFSELKFPFTLNKGDIPEVFLNGDPNDPYVRLVMELGEADVNSWGVIVNSFEEIEGEYIGAFESNYCNEAKAYCVGPFPLYDQLDQEVDASYIKWLDKYVESNQLGSVIYVSYGTQTHLSNDQMDEIAFGLEMAGHPFIWVVRSKTWAPPDGWTKRVKEEGLVVYDWVEQRSILAHPSIGGFLSHCGWNSVLESLANGVPLLTWPMLDISEQALNAKLVTMGLGAGLVIPQRDVGGEKIMTVDRVVICERVKELMGGAKGRKVKERAQELGRLANGVPLLTWPMLDISEQALNAKLVTMGLGAGLVIPQRDVGGEKIMTVDRVVICERVKELMGGAKGRKVKERAQELGRLAWHAVEKGGSRKKLDKLIERLTNKNM, from the coding sequence ATGGCCACTGCTCAAACACCAGTACATCATGTAGTGATTTTTCCTCACATGGCTCAAGGCCACACCATCCCCTTACTAGACATATCAAAAGCCCTCTCGAACCGTGGCCTAAAAGTCACAATCATCACCACCCCATCAAATGCTCCATTCATCTCTGCCAGAACCAACAAGCACCCAAATATCACTTTGTCAATAATCCCATTTCCAAAAGTTCCAGACTTGCCACAAGGCTGTGAGAATACAGCTGACCTTCCTTCAATGGCTCTATTTACTACCTTTATAGAAgccacaaaaaaaatgaaacaaccTTTTGACGATGTTCTTAGAAACATGATTGACGATGGGTGTCCTCCAATTTGTGTTATCTCTGACTTTTTCCTCGGTTGGACACTTGAGTCATGTCATTTATTTGATATTCCACGAATTGTCTCTCATGAAATGGGCGTGTTTCCTATGGTTATTTGCAAATCTCCTTCTTTGCATGTCCCAAGTTTTAAGGATTTGTCACCTTTGGATCCTATAGATTTTTCTGAGCTGAAATTTCCATTCACTTTGAACAAAGGTGACATCCCTGAGGTATTTTTAAATGGTGATCCAAATGACCCTTATGTGCGTCTTGTAATGGAGTTGGGAGAAGCGGATGTGAATAGTTGGGGTGTCATTGTTAATAGCTTTGAAGAGATTGAAGGTGAGTATATTGGAGCATTTGAATCCAACTATTGCAATGAGGCCAAAGCTTATTGTGTGGGGCCATTTCCCCTTTATGATCAACTTGATCAAGAAGTGGATGCTTCATACATCAAGTGGCTAGATAAGTATGTTGAATCTAATCAATTAGGCAGTGTGATTTATGTTTCATATGGTACACAAACACATTTGTCAAATGATCAAATGGATGAGATTGCTTTTGGGTTGGAGATGGCAGGCCATCCTTTCATTTGGGTTGTGAGATCAAAGACTTGGGCTCCACCAGATGGATGGACTAAGAGAGTGAAAGAAGAAGGGTTGGTTGTATATGATTGGGTGGAGCAACGAAGCATACTAGCACACCCTTCAATAGGTGGGTTTTTGAGTCATTGTGGTTGGAACTCAGTGTTGGAGAGCTTGGCAAATGGGGTTCCACTTTTGACTTGGCCTATGCTTGATATTAGTGAGCAAGCCTTGAATGCTAAACTTGTAACAATGGGATTGGGAGCAGGGCTAGTGATTCCACAAAGAGATGTTGGAGGTGAGAAAATCATGACGGTTGATAGGGTTGTAATTTGTGAGAGAGTAAAGGAGTTGATGGGAGGTGCAAAGGGGAGGAAGGTTAAGGAGAGGGCACAAGAATTGGGGCGATTGGCAAATGGGGTTCCACTTTTGACTTGGCCTATGCTTGATATTAGTGAGCAAGCCTTGAATGCTAAACTTGTAACAATGGGATTGGGAGCAGGGCTAGTGATTCCACAAAGAGATGTTGGAGGTGAGAAAATCATGACGGTTGATAGGGTTGTAATTTGTGAGAGAGTAAAGGAGTTGATGGGAGGTGCAAAGGGGAGGAAGGTTAAGGAGAGGGCACAAGAATTGGGGCGATTGGCATGGCATGCTGTGGAGAAAGGTGGTTCCCGTAAGAAATTGGACAAGCTGATTGAGCGGCTCACCAATAAAAATATGTGA